The Leptospira paudalimensis region TCCGATTAAATAAACTCGTTCTGCGGACGATACCATGGACTTCGTATCCTTTTTGTAAGAGGAGTTCTGCTAGGTAGGAACCATCTTGGCCTGTGATTCCCGTGATAAGTGCTTTTTTCATAGATCAGTGAACAGTTTTTCAAAATTCTTTCGAAAGAAAAGGAAAAATGGAGAAAGTCTGGCGAATAATCCCAAATTTCCCACCAAAACAAACCATGTTTCCTTTGGTTTTAGGGGATACCGAAGGAAACTTTCAACGAATTTGAGAAGGTTCCTGTGAAATGGGCAGGATGGAAACAAAACTGCCCAAAATGGGGACTGGTTCAAAACAAGTCTTCGATGATTTTGGCTTTTTTCGTTGTGAGTAAAAAAGGTCGTCCAAAGGAATTGGTAAGTTCTCCCTCTGGGTCCACTCCACTTGCTTTGTAAATGGTTGTGATGAGATCCCTTAGATGGACGGCTTCATTTGGTTTTGTTGGTTTGGCACCTAGTTCATCTGTTTCCCCAAACACAAATCCTTTGCCAATGGGACCTCCTCCCAAAAGAGTGGACCACACTTTAGGATGGTGATCACGTCCATCCCTCGAACCAACATCCGGTGTTCGTCCAAACTCACTTGTTAAAACAAATAACGTTTGTTTGATGAGGCCGGTTTGGTTTAGGTCTTCGAGAAGAGCAGCAATTCCCATATCGGTTTCTTTCATTATTTTTGTGATTTGTGCTTTGTTACCTGTATGGGTATCCCAACCTCCAATCGAAATATGGATGAAGGGCACTTCTTGTTTGGCAAGGCGTTTCGCGAGTAACATTGCTTTTCCTTGCCAGGTGGTTCCGTATCGGGCTTTTGTTTTTTCGTCCTCTAAACTAATTCGAAAACTATCAATGTCTTTTGAATTTCGAAATTCTTCTGCTGCCATTAACATTTTTTTCCAATGTTTTGTTTCCTTCGATGGATATGTTTTTGAAAATTCATCGTTCATAAAGGAAACTAAGTCTTTTCTTCTTAAAAGCCTTTCATCCGAAAATTTACCATACGAAGGATTTAGATGTTGGATGGGTTCATCCACATTCCCCACATGATAACCAGAATAGTTGATTCCTAAAAATCCAGAATTCCCATTTTTGCCACCTCTCCCACCAATCGACACATAACTTGGAAAATACGAAGATTTAACTTTTGATTTTTTGGCATAGGCAATCACAGATCCAAAATGAGGAATGTCGGGAAATCCCATCGCTTCTGTCATTCGGTAACCAGTTCCAAGTAACATTTGAGCAAATCCATGATCTCCATCTTCACTCCAAGTAGAGCGAATGATTCCTATCGAATGGAGTTGTTTTGCAGTGAGAGAAAACGGTTCGAGTAAGGAAAGACCGGAGATACTAGAAGGCACTTTGGCAAAAGCACTATTTGGTTTTGGATCCAAGGTATCCACATGGCTCATCCCACCCATCATCTCTATAAAGATAACTGATTTTACCTTTGATGGCAGTGTGATGGATTCAGGTTCTTTTTCATCTTCATCAGCACGAAGAGAAACAAATGGATTTTGGGAAAAAAGAAAAGATCCCATTCCAAGACTCAACATTGTTTTATTTAAAAATTCTTTGCGATCCATTATGGTTCCTTAATTGATATGTTGGAATTCTTGACTATTTAAAAGAGCCCAAAAGAGATCTTGTAATAAATCTTTGTCAAAGACTGTATCAGGTTTTGTTTGGTAGGTTTTGATTTTTTCCATTTCCCCTTTTGTTGGAAAACGTCCTAACAATCGAAAGTACAAATTTTGAATCACTAGATTCATCGATTTGGACTGATCAAATTCGACCTTTACAAGGGATTGGTTAGTTCCAAAATCCCAAACCAATTTGCCAACCACTCGTCCATTCATTAAAGTTAACATCTGTTCGATTGTGAGTTCAGAAATGTCATCCGATATATCTACTCTTTGACCAGAACCGAAGACAGCAAGGATGGAATGATAAGGCGCAGGCCTTTCGACTTCCACTGCGTTTGAGATTTCTTTTGGATTGTCTAAAGGAATCCGAATGGTACCAACACCTGTTAAATCATATGGTTTTTGGCCCATGAGATTGGTAAAAAAAGAAAGATTCCGTTCTCTGATGTTCCCTACTTTTTGTAAGTCAGAAACTCGTATAAGAGAGTTTAGGAGTTGGTCACTGTCCAATCGTTTTGGAGTAAAAAATTGGATTGGATCATCCTTTCCCGATTGGTTTGTGACACTACGCATGTAAGCATTGGAAGTAACGATGTACAATACCAATTCTTTTAGTTTTAGTTTGTTTGCTAAAAAGTATGAATCCAAATGGTTTAGAATTTCTTCTCCTTGGACCACTGTATCTTCATTCCAATCATCAAGTGGTGTAAAAAAACTCCATCCCATAAGATCAGCCCAAACATGGTTAATGATTACCTTTCGGAACCTATCATTCGATTTGTCGGTTAACCATGACGCAAAAACCTTTCTTCTATCCTCACCTGGTTTTAGCTTTGCTTCCTTACCATCTAAAAACTTAGGTCTTACCAGATCTCCTCCAGGTGCATCATCAGAATGAGGGAAACGAAGGCCCAACTTAGGTTCGAAATACAAAGTAGCATATTCAAGTTCGTGTTTTTTTTGGTAGTCTTTCCTCTGTTCGTCGGTCCATTTGTTCCAATTGTCTCGGTTCCATTCATTATTTTTATCTTGGAGGTTTTTTTGTTCCTCCATTGGCAAATGAACTTCTAACTCTCTCGGAACATAACTGATTGATTTTCCATATCGATTGGCTTCCCAACTACCATCTCGAAAGTATTGTTGGCTAAAAAAAGCAGCGAGTGCATAATAATCCCTTCTCGTAAAATCGGAAATATAAGGATGGTCATGGCACCTTGCACATGCCACTCGTTTTGCATAAAATAATCTACCAACATACTCTGCTGTTTGTAAAGGATCTGCTCCATCACGAATGTAAAAGATGGTGGCAGGAGATTCTTTCACTGAACCAGTGGAAAGGAACATCTCTGTTACCAAT contains the following coding sequences:
- a CDS encoding DUF1501 domain-containing protein, with amino-acid sequence MDRKEFLNKTMLSLGMGSFLFSQNPFVSLRADEDEKEPESITLPSKVKSVIFIEMMGGMSHVDTLDPKPNSAFAKVPSSISGLSLLEPFSLTAKQLHSIGIIRSTWSEDGDHGFAQMLLGTGYRMTEAMGFPDIPHFGSVIAYAKKSKVKSSYFPSYVSIGGRGGKNGNSGFLGINYSGYHVGNVDEPIQHLNPSYGKFSDERLLRRKDLVSFMNDEFSKTYPSKETKHWKKMLMAAEEFRNSKDIDSFRISLEDEKTKARYGTTWQGKAMLLAKRLAKQEVPFIHISIGGWDTHTGNKAQITKIMKETDMGIAALLEDLNQTGLIKQTLFVLTSEFGRTPDVGSRDGRDHHPKVWSTLLGGGPIGKGFVFGETDELGAKPTKPNEAVHLRDLITTIYKASGVDPEGELTNSFGRPFLLTTKKAKIIEDLF
- a CDS encoding DUF1553 domain-containing protein — translated: MRMVFLPIRNYFLLILSVLFLVGSLSYVFSRSKQNAVHPLDQLYLKLSPNIEKADKKTIFRRLSLHLRGVIPNVSEWSELENSKEETLESFVVRFLKQPEFAEYWGNQFAAMFRDKSKGRKIPTGTFFQYLANSIHSNKPYDQLVTEMFLSTGSVKESPATIFYIRDGADPLQTAEYVGRLFYAKRVACARCHDHPYISDFTRRDYYALAAFFSQQYFRDGSWEANRYGKSISYVPRELEVHLPMEEQKNLQDKNNEWNRDNWNKWTDEQRKDYQKKHELEYATLYFEPKLGLRFPHSDDAPGGDLVRPKFLDGKEAKLKPGEDRRKVFASWLTDKSNDRFRKVIINHVWADLMGWSFFTPLDDWNEDTVVQGEEILNHLDSYFLANKLKLKELVLYIVTSNAYMRSVTNQSGKDDPIQFFTPKRLDSDQLLNSLIRVSDLQKVGNIRERNLSFFTNLMGQKPYDLTGVGTIRIPLDNPKEISNAVEVERPAPYHSILAVFGSGQRVDISDDISELTIEQMLTLMNGRVVGKLVWDFGTNQSLVKVEFDQSKSMNLVIQNLYFRLLGRFPTKGEMEKIKTYQTKPDTVFDKDLLQDLFWALLNSQEFQHIN